The following nucleotide sequence is from Cicer arietinum cultivar CDC Frontier isolate Library 1 chromosome 2, Cicar.CDCFrontier_v2.0, whole genome shotgun sequence.
ataattttattttgaatttatttaaaaaattaataatatctgGATTACTCTCAAATACTCActgtatatttaaaataacaactaatattcaataattaatagaaatataactttaaataaatatggatcgtttgaaaaaaaaaatcataattcaaattttagttaaagtaatttttaataaaactttaTTTACTTTCTAATCGAATCTCAAATTATAAGGAAAGCATAAggttaaaataattgtttgttgactttttttttttgtgactgAATTGTTTGTTGacataacataaataattgttgttaattttgaCCCATTAAAATCATTGATCATAGGATATCAATGTTGAGAAAACGTTTAGCAAGTAATAGGCTATAATCAGTCAAAATGTCATTAATGAAAAGAGGAGTTAACGAAAGGCAGTGAATTCTCTACATTTAAACATTATTATTGCAGCtaaattaaatccaaataaaCCACCAATAACCATTAAAAGTTTAGAAACGTCTAAACCACAATAAACATCCAAATTAAAAGCATCACATCAATAAATCTTAACTaagaaacaaatatattttttttaactaatttgaaAGAAGAAGAATTTCCTTGTAAGAAATCTTGACACCTTGCTTGCAATCCATGTTCACAAGTTTTGATCTTCATGCATAATCAACAAGAAATCGAGGAAATGAGGATCATCATATATGTATTTGGATCTTCTACCGTACATGTTGAGTAGTTGTGTGGACTGTTAgatttaaaatctaaaaataactttttgcaATAGGGGATCCAAGTCAACTATAAATTCAGCAATTGAGAAAAGTAAAAATCATAAGGAAGGAAATCATTTGTAATAGTAGAAGTCTCTCTAGGGCTAAAAACAACATTATCATCATCCAATTGCATAATGTTGTCATTTGGAGGTTGGTTTGAATAAACAATCCCACTCTCATTCACATCACCATCAACAACATTATCttgacaaaaatcaaaatatgagGGTGATGAAGACATCTTAGATTGCTTAGAAGAGGCTTCAACAACATTTTGATCATTACCCATCAAAAGTTGTTGCATGAATAGTAGGTCATTGGAAAAAGATTCATTCATGGGTTCAATGGACAAAGGGTTTGATTCATCATTTGTTGCAAGGTTTTGGGAAAGTGTTGTATGAGAGGAAGAGGGTATAGTGGTAATTTTGGTTGGGATTGAGGTGTTGGTTTTGATATAGTCTTCAAGTATAGAAGACTTAGGTTTTCCCTTTGAACTATTTTCATTCCTCTTGTTCTTTCTCCTAGAGTTTTGTCTTCTTTTAGTGGCATTCCAATGGTTTTTTATGGAATTTTCTGTTCTTCCTGGAATCCTCTTTGCTATCTCAGACCAACGATTTCCAAGTTTGGCATGGCTAGCTACTAATATCCTCTCTTCTTCTTCACTCCAACTATCTTTCTGATATATACATGTAAAGTTTCAccaaagaaaattattataataatataaagtttacatgctaattataattttattgaaatttatataaactataattaaaaatcaacaaacataaaacttatgtaattattttggttaaataaataaatgtaatgtGTTTGAATTTATTTGAGCTTATGTgacaagtttattttttaaagagtcTAACaccaaaaatcaaatattaatctTGTAAAAGAGAGATATATTAGACCTAAATTTCATcatatctaatatttttatagtaaatATATGAGTTGTGTTTACAGAACCTTATGTGATagattctaaaaatatatgaaatgaaATATGTGATgtgattaaaatatatattttgtcctTCATATTTTTTCTAGATTTAGGTTTAGCCTTTCTTCTGAAAAGTGATTATGTGTGTGTTTGGAGTGATGTTTCTGCCACTACACATTTAAACCCATTTTTTTCATGGAAATGAGAAACCACAAAGTGTAGCTTCCATTTCACCGCAAAGCATCACCACAATTCTCAACTTTTCCAAACATAAACATACATTATGTCTTCATGTGTTTGGAATCTCAACCGTTCAATTTTCTCAcctttgaattaaatatattgattcAAAGAAATAtgtactataaaaaaataaataaataattggatGGTAGAGATTGAGAACATAACTCCTCATAcattaacataatttttatttatttatttataaatatgaaaggATTCACTCTCGtcgatgtttttaaaaatatgttaattgtGGTTCTTTTAAACATCCATCAAATATATAACTACAATtgaagttttaaaatttcaaataaatatttcaaatataagcacaaaataaaaaattctcacTTTTCAAGAGACTAAAACTGAATTTTAAGataaatgtatttatatataacagtataAATTATAAGAAGAAGGTAAAAGAAAGATCTCTAGATGGATCAATCAAATTGTATGCGGATATAAAACATAGATCCTCCCAAAAAAACAGAGATCTTTTGAATATCTCAATCTAAATCTAGatcattggataaacaagaaaatattatttcgtGGAATTGTAATCTCCGAAAATCATTGTTAATTAAACTTAGGAAAAACATagttgaaattaaataaataaaaattcatgcAATTTTGTAGAAGAAAGATTCATGGTCATGCAACTAATTAACACTAGGGACATAAGCACAAAACttgtaaataaaattgtatGAAATTTGAATAGCAAAAATTGGTTTATATAATGTATCAAACCTTAATATCAGGACGCAAATGATTATTCCATCGCTCTCTACATTGCTTGCCAACCCTTCCTTCTAACTTCTCTGCTACTTGAGTCCATTTTCTTTCACCATATTGCTTCACAAACCTTATTAATTTCctttaatcatcaaaatttaaaataaaatcaacttaAAAGAAGTTTTGTGCAAATGGaatgtatatttaaaaattcatcaaatataaAACTAGCTAGAACTCAAATCCAATGGCATGTTTGTAaacattataattaaaatgattattttgtaTCGGATTGAAGTACCCTTGTgtttaaaatcaatataatattacttataaataaatataaattgaaaaaaaatggtGTTTTTGGTAATATTGTACCTGTCTTCTTCCTTTGTCCATTGTCCTTTGATCGAAATTATAGAAGTCTCTTTCTTGATTTTCCTTCTCAcaattttggtgtttttttcaTAACCATGAATATCCTTAAGGCACAATGTGGATGTTTGGTTGAAGTTAGTCCACATCAAAGGCTCTTCATTTGGTAACACACCATGATCAATAACAAATCTTGATTCTTGAGTGTTTGGCCACTTATACTCATAGTGTGAACCACTAGAGTAAGGAAAAACACTTGAATTATTTTGTTGATGGCTATGGTAGTGGATCATTTGGTCCCATAAGAATCTTTCCATGAAAGGGTCATTAgcatttatattttcataaccAAAGATCTTAACGCCATTACCACCATGATTTCCTCCTCTTACCATGTtttcaatcaaaattatatgAGGTTTAAAGAGAGAGAATTAAAAGTGCAAGAACTAGGTTATAGGGAggattaatgtattttttgtttaggGAAGGTCTTAAGGTGGTTTTATTAGGCAAAACAAATTTGGTTGATAAATAAAGCTTATTACAAGCCTTGTAATAAGCCACATTTATTAGTAACCATTGACTATGAACTTTATCCGAGGGTCAGGAATTAATCAAGAATGTTTCGTAACTCCTAAACTTCAATTTGGACAAAAGGGAGTAATTAGGAGGGATTATGGGGTGTCATTAaccctgtttttttttttttgaagagatTAATCCTATTATTTAATTGtgtaatatgttttatttttgtttcatttaatttaaaatttaactagtaatttattttctaaagagATTAAAGGTAAAATTGAAACACTAAATGTAGAAAAATATAGTATGTGGCGGATTTAATACACCTCGTTATATCAAAtatctttataatattttattatataaattgacCCCTTACGCCACTAAACAAATTTAACTCGTACTTTTTTTTAGCACATTTTAATACCATGTTAAAAGACTATACTTGGTTACATTGACATAAATTTGAGTTATATTCCAATAATTAGTCATTATTATATGTTTaatgcattttaattttttttcaatttgttttttgaCCGAATTTTTCAAATTCCTCGTATGAATGTTTTCGTCTATATAAAATTTAGGAAGTTCTAGTTACATAATGAATTATCTTAGTCATTTTTCAAACTTTGAAGTAACTTTAACTAGTCTCCATATGTGTTTGATTGTATCCCACCATGTATTGAAGCTATTATTTGGAATGAATTATACTAAGTTTTGTTggtgtcaaaaaaaaaaataaggagaaatttattttaattgtgtcAAATTAGAAAACTTGTTTTtactcaaattaaattaaaggctTAAATATACGATTGATCTATGTAATTATACGTTTTTTTTTAgtctttgtaaatttttttgtttgattgtggtctttgcaattttttttcttctttatgtccttgtaaaattagtttttattaaaatgaatcACTGcagtatatataatatttgattataatcTCTAAAATATTAGTGATATAAGAAATTGTAGTGatcaattttaacaaaattcaaTTCTGCAGGAACTAAATCAAACGAACaagaactaaaaacaaaataaaaatatttacaaagaaaaaaataaaacaaaaaaacttacacaaattaaacaaaaaaaaatgtttatttatagagattaataatatatttaagcctaaattaaaaaacttgagTAATTACTTTGGTGCAAAACATGTCATTATAGTTGATTTTAAGTGAAATCATCgtcttagtaaaaaaattgaaatca
It contains:
- the LOC101490011 gene encoding transcription factor MYB119-like, whose translation is MVRGGNHGGNGVKIFGYENINANDPFMERFLWDQMIHYHSHQQNNSSVFPYSSGSHYEYKWPNTQESRFVIDHGVLPNEEPLMWTNFNQTSTLCLKDIHGYEKNTKIVRRKIKKETSIISIKGQWTKEEDRKLIRFVKQYGERKWTQVAEKLEGRVGKQCRERWNNHLRPDIKKDSWSEEEERILVASHAKLGNRWSEIAKRIPGRTENSIKNHWNATKRRQNSRRKNKRNENSSKGKPKSSILEDYIKTNTSIPTKITTIPSSSHTTLSQNLATNDESNPLSIEPMNESFSNDLLFMQQLLMGNDQNVVDDVNESGIVYSNQPPNDNIMQLDDDNVVFSPRETSTITNDFLPYDFYFSQLLNL